GGCACCGTTCAGGACCAGCAGGACCGCCAGCAACACCAGGATGCCCGCCGCGGCCAGCCGGTGAAACTCCGGATTCGGGAGCGACACGTAGTTGAAGATCTGGATGGGCAGGACCGTAAAGTAATCCCACACGCCGCGCGGCAGAAAAGGCACGTACTGCAACGCCCCCAGCATGATGAGGGGAGCCGTCTCGCCCACGGCCCGGGAAAGCGACAGGATGGTCCCCGTGAGGATGCCCGAGGACGCGTACGGCAGCACGTGATGCCGCACCACCTGCCAGCGGGTCGCGCCCAGGGCGTACGCGGCCTCGCGGACGGAGAAGGGGACCGCCCGGATGGCCTCGCGGCTGGACAGGATGGTCAGAGGCAGGACCAGCAGGGTCAGGGTCAGCGCCCCCGCGAGCACGCTCTTGCCCATCCGCAGCCCTTCCACGAACAGCCCCAGGCCCAGAAGGCCGTACAGGACCGAGGGGATCGCGGCCAGGTTCGCGATGTTGACCTCCAGCAGCCGGGCCAGGCGGCCGGGCGGCGCGTACTCTTCCAGGTAGACCGCCGCGGCCACCCCCAGGGGGAAGGCCACGACGCTCATCAGACCCGCCACGTACAGGGTCCCCACCAGGGCGCTGGCATAGCCCGCCTGGTGGGGGAACCGTGAGGGGAAGTTCGTCACCAGTTCCGGCCGCAGGTAGGCGGCCCCGTCCCGGGCCACGTCCACCAGCAGGGTCGCCAGGAACACCAGACCGAGGACGGTGGCGGCCTGGCAGGCGGCCACGAACAGCCGCGCGAAAGCCTTCCGCCGTTCCAGACGTCGCCGCCAGAGCTGCTCCACGGCCACAGCGGTCACAGGTACCGCTCCCGGAAGCGTTGGACCACCCGCACGCTCAACACGTTCATGACGAACGTCGCCGCAAACAGCAGCATCCCCGCCGCGAACAGGGTCCGGTATTCCACCGAACCGTACGGGGTGTCGCCCAGGCTCACCTGCACGATGAACGCGGTGACGGTTTCGACCGTCTCCAGGGGGTTCGCCGTCCAGGTGGGCCTCTGCCCCGCGGCCAGGGCCACGATCATGGTCTCCCCCACCGCCCGGGACAGGGCCAGCACGCATGCGGCCGCGATCCCCGACAAAGCCGCCGGCAGGACCACCCGCACCGCCACCTCCATGCGGGTGGCGCCCAGGGCGTACGCCCCGTACCGCAGGTCCACGGGTACGGCGCGCATGACGTCCTCGCTGAGGGAGGACACCAGAGGCAGGATCATCATCCCCATCACCAGGCCCGCGGACAGGGCGTTCTGGGCGGCCAGGGCCGCTCCGAACAGGTGGTCCTGCAGAAACGGGGTCACGAACGTGAGGGCGAAGTACCCGTAGACGATGGTGGGGACCCCGGCCAGGACCTCCAGGGCGGGCTTCACCCGCCCCCGGACGGAGTCCGGCGCGAACTCGCTCAGGTACACCGCAGCCAGCAGGCCCAGGGGCACCGCCACCGCCAGGGCGATGGCGCTCGTGAGCACGGTGCCCGCCACCAGGGGAAGGACGCCGAAACGCCTGGTGCTGAACAGCGGGCTCCACGTGGTCTCGGTGAAGAACTCCCGCACCAGCCGCCAG
This sequence is a window from Armatimonadota bacterium. Protein-coding genes within it:
- the pstA gene encoding phosphate ABC transporter permease PstA, which gives rise to MTAVAVEQLWRRRLERRKAFARLFVAACQAATVLGLVFLATLLVDVARDGAAYLRPELVTNFPSRFPHQAGYASALVGTLYVAGLMSVVAFPLGVAAAVYLEEYAPPGRLARLLEVNIANLAAIPSVLYGLLGLGLFVEGLRMGKSVLAGALTLTLLVLPLTILSSREAIRAVPFSVREAAYALGATRWQVVRHHVLPYASSGILTGTILSLSRAVGETAPLIMLGALQYVPFLPRGVWDYFTVLPIQIFNYVSLPNPEFHRLAAAGILVLLAVLLVLNGAAIGLRNRACIRW
- the pstC gene encoding phosphate ABC transporter permease subunit PstC, with amino-acid sequence MEAALAASALLSVGITVAIVAVLAFETVQFFRLPLDAADPRLVPVRADLQRFAEARPDLVGHPWRLVREFFTETTWSPLFSTRRFGVLPLVAGTVLTSAIALAVAVPLGLLAAVYLSEFAPDSVRGRVKPALEVLAGVPTIVYGYFALTFVTPFLQDHLFGAALAAQNALSAGLVMGMMILPLVSSLSEDVMRAVPVDLRYGAYALGATRMEVAVRVVLPAALSGIAAACVLALSRAVGETMIVALAAGQRPTWTANPLETVETVTAFIVQVSLGDTPYGSVEYRTLFAAGMLLFAATFVMNVLSVRVVQRFRERYL